The genomic DNA GCCGGACCTCGATAAAATAAACGATGATGAATTAAAAGCAGTTGTAAAAAATATTAGTATTTATGCTAGAGTTAATCCTCATCACAAACTAAGGATAGTAAAAGCATTGAAACAAAGAGGGGAGGTTGTTGCAATGACAGGCGATGGTATAAATGATGCTCCTGCCCTAAAGGCAGCTGATATTGGTATCGCCCTTGGTACTGGTACTGATATTGCCAAAGAGACCTCGGACATGGTTCTCCTTGATAGCAATTTTAAAACGATAGTGGATGCGGTGAGATACGGCAGAGTTATCTTTGATAATATTAGAAAAGTTATTACTTTCCTAATATCTGATTCTTTTTCCCAAATTATTCTGATAGCAGGCTCGATTGTTTTAGGTTTCCCTCTAGCTCTCTTGCCAGCTCAAATTCTTTGGATGAATATAGTACAGGACGGTATCCCTGGGTTTACTCTGGCCAAAGAGCAGGATAGCAGTGGGGTTATGGACAGAAAACCCATTAAGAAAGATGAACCAATTTTAAATAAGGAGATGAAATTGATAATATTTACTGTTGGTCTTTCTCGCGATTTTTTAATTTTTATAATTTTTATTTTTATGGTGAAAACTTCTGTCGACATCAGCTATACTAGAACATTTATTTTCGCTGCCCTGTCTACTAATTCTTTGATGAATCTATTCAGCATCAGATCATTAATAAACCCAATTTGGAATTCAAATCCATTTTCAAATAAATATCTAAATATTGGCGCTATGATTAGTTTTCTTCTCTTGCTAGTAGCGGTATATTTTCCCCCACTCCAATCAATCCTTTCGACAGTCCCTCTCGGCTTCTATACATGGGGAGTAATAATATTACTTGGCATATCCACAATGTTACTGATAGAATTAGTAAAACATATGTATTCTAATGTTTACATCAAGAGTACGAAAAAAGAAAAAAATGTTTAACAGGAAAAAGAAAAATTTATTTTCAAGACTATTTTTCAATCAATATTGGATTGCAGTTTTTGTTTTAGTTTTGCTTTTTTTGATTAGTATTCCTCTTGCAAGAAACATAAGTAAAAAATATGATATTGATTCAGAGGTTCGAGCATTGGAGGATGAAATAGCAGGCTTGCAAAAAAAGAATATTGAACTAGAAAAATTTATTGATGACTATGGGTCTTCTGATTTCGTTGAAGAAATAGCAAGACTAAATTTAGGTCTCAAAAAAGAAGGGGAAGAAGTTCTTGTAG from Patescibacteria group bacterium includes the following:
- a CDS encoding septum formation initiator family protein, whose translation is MFNRKKKNLFSRLFFNQYWIAVFVLVLLFLISIPLARNISKKYDIDSEVRALEDEIAGLQKKNIELEKFIDDYGSSDFVEEIARLNLGLKKEGEEVLVVKRGNIDNTNENSLGINKEIEFVGDVKENNPSKWLRYFFKK